Below is a window of Synchiropus splendidus isolate RoL2022-P1 chromosome 9, RoL_Sspl_1.0, whole genome shotgun sequence DNA.
GCACAACCCAAAGGTCATTGAGACAAGAGAGTATATCGGCCAATGGAGTTATACATTTAGTAtctaaataacaaataaattggataatatgaaaaaataacaatgaagtgCGATTATACTAGAGTCCACAGTGTTGACAGGAAACACCGGGTCATCTCTTGCATCCTCACCAATCCTCTCCCCACCTGCCGGGTTATACAGTTTTGATGGCACGAGGGACGAAGGAATCATTTAGTATGTGGTGACAAAATACTAAGACTTATACTGTCACATCTACTCCTGAGTTCTCGATGTTGTTCTACCAAACTCATGCTTTCTATCAAGTTCTCTGACATGGCTTCTCTATAGTAGATATATAGGTTGGTAAAtgaagagctttgccttttggctcagctctaccTGCATCTGAGTTCTGTCATTTTTCACAAACTGTTGTTGATGCATTCACTGCCTGAGCCGCCGTGAGGTTTGCAACCTTCTCCAGGGAGTCATTTTCATCTTTCCAGCACCTTTGATCAATGGTGTGACTGATCTTCTGACTCTTTCCAGCTCAGTATGGTTCCAATCATCTGCTGGAGGCTGAGGTGCTCCTCATAAATCAAGAGAAATGCTCTGACAAAAAAGTCTATGGCTCCATCCTGGACAACAGCATGTTCTGTGCTGGCTACCTTCAGGGAGGGGTGGACTCCTGCCAGGTGAGGAGAATGCCTTTCTGAATAGGCCCAAATTATTTACTGACGCCCTCTTGTTTCAGGGCGACTCCGGTGGACCGCTGACGTGCAACGACAACAACTCTCATATTGTCTATGGTTTGGTGAGCTGGGGCGACCAGTGCGGGAAAAAGAACAAGCCAGGGGTCTACACAAGGGTCACCCACTTCCTGGACTGGATCAAGTCAAAGACTGAAGCATCAAAACAGTAGGCTGTAGGCAGTAGGCAGACTCACTGCACTCTAGAGTCTGAACTGAACTCTCACATTTTCTGGAAGTTACCAGTCGTGTCTTGTAGTATTGGGAACTTTGGTTTCAAATAAAGAGGTGTAACACATGCTGTCCGGTTTTCTTCTGGTGTTAAACTGTTTAATTCACAGGTTGTAACCAGGGTGTGACCAgggcagtggtccccaacctttttaccACTGTGGACCAGTCAACATttgacaattggaacgtggGCCGGGgcgtatgaagttgccactttgacccgTCATATAAGGCCTCTGTATTTTTGTGTGCCCTGCGCAAACTCTCTCTGACTCTGGTTGCTATGGTaacgtttaaacatgccttcaaaatagcATACAGATACAACACAAAAGGGagtataaagtgcatgaaaattttacctcaccatattgtaaaataaatgggagccctgagcttgtttctctgcaacgAGACGGTGACATCTGGGAGTGATGGTAGACGAccgcgataaatccatatttcaaggacgactcctggtattgtttgtgaaaaaaatCTACTACTACGTGGAAGTCGTGGGCTGTTCCATCTCTTCACTGAACCTTTTCCCCTTCGCAAATAAACGgttgtttcctactcattttgcgagcaTGTGGGTTACATTGTGAACGAGGCTTAACCGAGAGAatccggtcatttttcaaaataaaatgttttttaaaaaaaagatcccTCAGACTCAGATCATACACAAAacggaaataataataaattattttttgtgtttcccggtaccaattgatccatggaccggtaccggtccccGGGTCGGGCGTTGGGGACCATCTGAGTCCACATACTCTTTGTTCTAGTGAACGGCCACGGGTTCACACTCGGGCCATTAACCCACCTCTACGTCCAGCAGAGCTTGACGGTAGCCATTCGACAAAGGGTCCCGACTATGTTACGGCATGAATTATTAAGTGAGGAAGAGTGACATTTGCAGCCAGCAGAGCAGCCAGCTGTGACACAGGAGAGAATTTATAAACATACAGCATAATCCGCTCAAACACTGAAATGTCTGTGGATACTTCAAAGCACATGAGAACACAATAAAGCGGTACAAGAGCAACTTTATTGCATTTCAGAGGAGGAACTAAACAAGTCAAGTGAGACTTGTGATGACTAGCACAAAACAATCTCTTAAATATGCATGAGTCAAACTCATTTTAAATTGAACCTACTGGTCCGTGACAACTGGATCTTCACTAACACCACCGTCGTTCCAATTCCAGGGGTCCTTTATCCAAAACAAGGTAAGGGGCTGCCTGTTGACGCCCCTCACATCAATGCAGGGGTTGAACATTGGGTACAGAGGCTGGTCACAGTCCAAACAGAAGGAGTGCAGCAGGGCCATTGTGTCTGCATCATAGAACGACAGCTCCCCCTTCTGGATGTTTGCCTGGACACCCAGCTTCCTCACTCTCTTCTCAACTGACAGCTGCTTCTCTTGGGTGTTATGACAGGCCAGATACTGTCCATCTCCATGGTAGATGCCCCAGGATGTTTCATTCACCCCCAACCCACAGGGTTTCTGGTCTGGCTTCCTATTATCATTTCCTGTAGTTACACCAATCAGCCAGTAGGGTTTCTCCTGGACCACATTCTCCCAGTAGTGCTGTCCGGATTTTAGGCTAGCAAGAGCCAAGACGCTGTACTGGGAGTCGTACGGCTGAGCGTCTGACGCCTCAGCGGAATGTTGTCGTCTCCAGTTCACCTGTCTCCGGTCGTGGGATACCTCCAAGTTTGGGTGGGCGGTTTCAGGGTCCAACTCAGGACAGCAGAGATCTGCAAATAACAATGTACTTAGATCTGCAAACAGAGTCTGTGTTGGTCCTCGGGTCATCGTATGGTTTaaacaaggttgctggtttgagcCCTGCCAATATTCTTGCTCAGGCGTGCgaagtgtggcccaggggccatatgtgACCTGTTGGTTGGATTTGCCGGGGCCTTCACAGGGAAACTAAAGTCGATCACACTGCAATATTTCCAGCAGCCTCAAGTTCAGTCCCATCTGATAacgcatttttattttgaaagtttttttgATGGATTTTATGCGAagtactattttttttattatatttacttgTGACCCCCTGCAGCGATCagcatttttattaaaaacgtCTCCATCCTCAGACGTGGCACAACAACATATGAACACCAGGAGACTTCAGTAAAGTGAAGGGTGAGTAGACGGAGAGCTACTGAGTCTCCAAAACACAGAAACCTTGGTCAAAACCAGCCTTGCACAGTCGCAGTTTAGTTTTGAGCTTCTGAATAAGATGGCTCTTGATATGAGCTTGAACTGCGTTGGATTAAAATACTTCAATCTTTTGTGGTTGTGGACAGTGGGGAGACATCTTATAAGATGTGGCTCTGCTTCGAGTCTCAAGCTTGTGACTGGGCTTATTATATCTCCAAGGAGGACTCCAAACACAACTATGTAGACATGTTAACTTCAAAACTATGCCGTCATCTTGGGTCACTGTACATCAGTGAGTGTGAAAAGACATCACCTAGTTAAAGCACCATTATCCCTCAAATATGCTCCAGTTCTGATCACTTGAGCTGAATCCCAGTTTTTCCAGCACCGGTTTTGTTAGGCAAAGGTTGTGTTGGTCCGAACTCACATGACCACATTCGAGGAAAGTGTTCAGACAGCGCCACTGAGAGGTCATCGACCAACTTCTCCACCGTCCTCAGCTTGTCCGGGTCGCACAGGCTTCGGTCAATGTCCTGAATGGGCGCTAATTTAAGGGGGTCACTACAAGCAAAAACACTCAGTTACAACACGTCGAGTCAAAAGAACATGGAACAAAATCAACTCACCAGAGATTCTTGGCTGTGATTTGCtgtcaaacataaacacaccaAACAGCTACTTCACTTATTGTGACCTCCTTTATGTTGAACAATGCAAGGCAGTCACCTACTTGAAGGAAGCGCAGTTCGTTGGACTCCTGGAGGAGCGTTTTGGCCGAATCTCTCAGCTGGTCTATCTCCAATATTTTTGCCTCCATCATCCCTCGCTGGACGTCCAGCCATTCTGTCATGCACGACTCTTCGGCGTCGATCACTTGCATCATCAGCCGCTCATCGCCATCCAGCACAGCACGGATCCGGCTGTACTTGTCGGAGATCCTCTCTCTGTAATCCGATGCAGACTTCTGACAACAAAAGAAATTACTTGTATTCATTTACAGTCTATGAGCATCAGCATCTACAGACATGGTGGTATCATTTATCATGTCAAATCTCATTTTTCTGCTGCTCAATCCCTAACTGGGTTGTTGGGTGTTGGAGACTATCTCGGCTACATTGCTGGAAAGTTGGAAGTCATAGGGACACATTGGATTACAGGTGGTGACGCTAAcctctcaccttcatcttctttGACCATGTTAGGGGAATAAGCagggaaaatatgaatttataCATGAAATTAAGAACTGCCTGTTTATTTCTTCAGATGAAATAAACAATGGAGTCTTTTCTCTGTACCACTGTCTCCGTATAAAGTGATTCCAAGTCTTTGATGGCATGTTCAGCTTCACATCTCCGTTCCAGCAGCTGGTTCATTGTCGTCTCCAGCATGTTCTGAAAAATCAGACATGGTGATGGGACAGAAACAAAGACCAACTAAACTCAGATTTGAGTTACCTTGAAGTCCTTGCAGGCGTCATGCAGTTGAGCAGCCTCGTGGTTCTTGTGCGACCCAACCAGGACGCACAAACAGCAAACAGAGACCCTGTCTTTCAAGCAGAAGAGCTTCAGCTCATCCCGGTGTTCCCTGCACTTCAGAGACAACGGATCACTGGTCACCTCCACCACTGTGTGCTCCCTGAACGTGGATTTCTGCTGATGCAGCAGAGCGTGAGCCTGACACAGTGAGGCATCGCAGGTCAGGCAGGTTCGAACAGCCACTGAAGCCATCTCAATGCAGTGGTCACAGTAGATTATGTGATTGGTTGCCATGGTTTCCACTTGCTTTCTAAAGAGCTCGGCTTTTGTTTGAAGGCTGATGTTTATCTCCAGAGTCAGATCAGGTGGAAGAAAGATCTGGCACTCCGGACAGAAGAGAGGAACCTTCTCTGAAGAATCGGTGTCCCAAACTGTGTGGATGCAGGTGCGGCAGAAGTCGTGTCCACATGGCAGAGTCACGGGATCCGTGAATAAATCCTGGCAGACTGGGCATTTCAAGCATTCCTCCTCAGTTCCCATCGCTCTGTGTGCAGCTGTGACGGAGCGAGTGTGAGAGCTGCGTTGTTGGACTAAAGGCTCATAAATGTTTCACAGGCCACTCGTGGACCTGAGTCAGGTTACTGAAGATGACTTGATACCATCTATGCTGCTGTTTCCACTCTCGGTACACGACAAACATACCTCCATTGTATGGCAGCATCACAGCCTTTTCTCCTGGAATATGAAGTTTCTATTTTCGGATCGATAtatcaaacatcattgtccatggAGACATCCCCTTCACCTAgtccagaggtgggcagttatacttcctaaggggccaggtaatatattgtgaccgttgagaggggccgtcaatcccaaagaaaggaggctaagagaaaattgaaaataaaaatcaagtgatgacatcatgtgtgatcatgaaagtacactttaaaaatgtacagaaaatgttggtttgttgtgttttatttatttaaaaccacattccgtttaaagattctcaatgtgtctcatacatttcaaaatgtactttCAATTGTGATGCATTATAAGTTACAAGAAATACTCCAACGGAAAAGATTAAGAAAATCGGAATCacaatcagaaaactttattaatcccaagggaaattatgtaaAAATAATCTAACAAAAAAGTCATGTTTCAGTTGCGTCATAATGAACTAAGACAGattcacaagacaaaaatgtcagagacagcaacaatgtcagttttatagttatGCTCTGAATCCAGGAGGGCCAcagaaatacagtcaaagggccgcatttggacCCCCGGGCCACAGTGACCGAGTCTATCCATCACTGTAAGTAATCCTAAACTTCACATCCTTCCATCCCTTGTACTTCTCATGTCAGTTTTTTATGTGTACAGAAATactaaatgaaaaatacattatcacaaatcaatttcttcttcttattaaaaacagaaacaacaacaacaacaacaacaacaacaacaataataataatgatgataatgatgattattatattataattataattattattattattattattattattattataagggCCTATTCTCTTGAAATTGCCAATATAAATACATGGATTTATAAGATGATGAAAACGAAGACCGACTCAATGAGACAAAACCAATTCCAAAAGACTTGTTTTAAGTTTATTTTCCCACGTAACCTACTGTACGTAAGTGAAGTTTGCATCATCCTCCTTTCCGCCCTTCGCTGCACTATTTTTACGTACGACAATGGCGCCCGTGCCTCTCATTTCACGTCAACGCAGCTCGATGTTGCGTAAACAGTGTTCCTGAATAGGTCAGTGTCTGTCCACTGGCGCTTCAACCAACGTGGGCTGTGGATGTGGCACCGCTGACTACGTGTCTCTTCTCTTCAAGTGCACGCTCAAGTGTAGAAGCGGCTGCCTGGATTCGAACATTAAGTAAGAGCTGCTTTGTCTCATGATATCTGCTCACGTCGCGCATTTTGCATATTGTTTAGTGTACTGTAGTTAGCTCCCGGTGGCTAACGATAGCTAGCAGTAGCTAGTTGCAGTGTTTACAATTGAagtttaaatgttttatgttgTCAGTGACCACAATACTTTTGCAATAAATAGGTCTTTTTCAGTGTTGTTATTAGGTTCCTCCTGCGGAACAATGTCTAACTTTCGCTATCGACAGTACTGGGTCAGTGTGTCAAGTTCAAGCAGGAGCGTTAACTGCCATTTAAGCTGATATTTTCTTGAGTTTGTTTGTATTTCAGTTGAAAATTGCACTCCTGAATAGATGGGGTGTAGGTCTTTTGAAATGAAACgatgctgaaagaaaacaaactagtCATGCAACAGTACAAATAATGTTTAGTCAAAACAACCTTAAAATGGAGAGACAGTTAAGCTGAAAcatcaaaaatgtattcatgcaCAAATTAGTATCCACGCTACATGTAATGACACtgttgattttgttttatttgcgaGAGAAATATCTGCTTACATTAATACTCTGTCAGTTTTTGTCTGGTTCTAAATTTCACAGCTGGAAGAGAAGGTCTATGTTGTCAATATGTTTAACTgcattttaaacatgtttttaaagtaTTAAATAATGTGCCTTTCTAGtctgaatgtatttttggtGACTGCTgcttaaatgaaaacacacactgttTGGAACAcacatcagaaaataaaaacatcaccatCAACATATCTTTGCTGACTCTTTTTTAACTTTACAGTTGTTCAAAAGTTACACCAACATGTTTGCCAGATTGGCTGCCTGCTCTCACTTGCCAGCCAGGGTCCGGCAATTGAATGTCTCCTCCGTGTCAATCCGGTCATTTTCTCAGACCAAATGTGAGTAGCCATCAGACCAAACTTTAATATCTGCTTAACAACTGTGCTTACTACAAAATTTAAATCCATGTCTTTCACAGTTGTGGCCCCCCGACCCCATGGCAAGTCGTTTGCCCACCGCAGTGAGCTGAAGCAAGCGAAACGAGTCGTCGTGAAGCTGGGTAGTGCTGTGGTGACCCGCGGCGATGAATGTGGGTTAGCGCTGGGAAGGCTGGCTTCAATAGTAGAGCAGGTAATGTAGCGACACATTCAAataactgttgttttttttcaatgtgaatcGAGTGGACATTTAAGTGTTCTTCCGTTCACTGCCCaagaatatatattatttaccAAGGCAAACATGCATGGTGAGCTCCATCAACTTAAGTGAACATCCTGATAGTGTTATTAACTGCATTTCTTTTGctataaacaaatatatactTGCAGCATGAGAGTGAGGTTATGTCTGATGAATTCAGCTTGTGGTGTTGTGATGTCAGTAGTTAGAGGAAATATGGTGTCtaaggtgtatatatatatctatatatctatctatctatctatctatatatatatatatatatatatatatatatatatatttatatattgaggGCCATGTTTATACTAATCCAGTTCTTTAATAAGGAAAGAAAACCAACTAGTAATAAGAGCCAATATGTTACAGCTTGTATGAAATGCCAGCATTGAAATAATCCTTCAGTAAGTCAATGTTTTTGACTTCCTCCATCAGGTGGCCATGTTGCAGAACCAAGGCAGGGAGATGATGATCGTCACCAGTGGTGCCGTAGCATTTGGAAAACAGAGATTGCGACATGAGATCCTTCTTTCTCAAAGCGTTCGGCAAGCCTTGCATTCTGGCCAGAACCAGCTGAAAGAAATGGTGAGATATTTTTTTTGCAACTTAGTAAATTGTATATCACTGAATTGTTATTTCTCTGCAGGCAATTCCAGTTCTGGAGGCGAGAGCGTGTGCAGCTGCTGGTCAGAGCGGTCTGATGGCGCTGTATGAGGCGATGTTCACCCAGTACAGCATCTGCACGGCCCAGGTCTGACCAGAACCTGACTGATCTCCGAGTGTAGCGTTTTATTGATGATGCCCTATGAATAGCTTTCCATTTTTTCTTGCTAATAATCCCAGATTCTGGTGACAAATCTGGATTTCCATGATGAGCAGAAGCGTCGAAACCTCAACAGTACTCTCCACGAACTGCTACGGATGAACATAGTTCCCATCATTAACACCAATGATGCCGTCGTGCCGCCACCTGTGCCAAACAGTGACATGCAAGGAGTAAATGTAAGATGATTTGTACCTGTGTCAGAAGCTTTCACCAGTTACTGAGGTCCGTATTGAACTTTCAGGTAATAAGCATCAAAGACAATGACAGCTTAGCTGCACGACTGGCTGTGGAGATGAAAGCAGATCTTCTTATCGCGCTTTCTGATGTGCAAGGTCAGCAGTTTGTGTTTGATTTCACAGTTCCACAGTGTCTGAAAATCTCATATAAATTTGTATCTACGTCTCGCAGGTCTTTATGACAGTCCTCCAGGAACTGATGACGCCAAGCTCATTGATATATTTTACCCTGGAGACCAGCAGTCGATCACATATGGAACCAAGTCTAGAGTTGGAATTGGGGGCATGGAAGCGAAGGTCTGTGCAACACAAGTCACTTACAGAGCCCAGTCTGTTAAATAAGGACATAATCTTTGTTGTAGGTGAAAGCAGCACTGTGGGCTCTGCAGGGGGGGACGTCTGTTGTCATTGCTAATGGCACTGACCCCAAGGTGACAGGCCACGTGATCACAGACATTGTGGAGGGGAAGAAGGTCGGCACCTTCTTCTCTGAAGTGAAACCAGCAGGTACACATCCAAACTCTTGTGAGGAAAAGCTACATTTTCTAATTCTAATCATGACCACTAACATGGCTCTGACCAGGTCCAActgtggagcagcagacagAAATGGCTCGGCATGCAGGCAGAGCACTGGCTTCACTGGATCCAGATCAGGTCGGTCGACATAATTCTTTTGGCTGCatggcaccatcactttctAATGTGGTTTGATTAAccgttttttttatgttctttCCAGAGAGCAGAGATCATCTGCTCCCTTGCCGAACTGCTCACAGAGAAGAAAGATGAGATCCTCAGTGCCAACAGACGAGACATGGAGCTGGCGACAACATCAGGTAGACAAGTTATGCCCCCTTTATTTCGCCACATGAAACCATGTTTGATTCCCCTCCTGTTGTTGGCTCTGCAGGCCGTTACTCTCAGGCTTTGATCGACCGTCTGAGCCTGTCCACTGCTAAACTGAACAGCCTGGCGATCGGCCTGCGTCAGCTGTCCGTCTCCTCCAGGAATAGTGTGGGTCGGGTTTTGAGGAGAACCAGGATTtccaacaacctggagctggagCAGATAACTGTCCCCATCGGTGTCCTGCTGGTCATCTTCGAGTCGCGCCCTGACTGCCTCCCACAGGTCAGACATGTCAGCGTGACTCTCTGGAGTATTACTGTTCTGACTGTTCTCATTCCACATGTCAGGTGTCAGCTTTGGCCATTGCCAGTGGAAACGCTTTGCTACTAAAGGGAGGCAAGGAAGCAGCAAACACCAACCGAATTTTGCATCAGCTCACCCAGGAAGCTCTTTCCATTCATGGAGTTAGTGATGCCGTTCAACTGGTAAGAGTGCAAGCTTTTCGGGTTTTCAGTAGCTCTGTCTGGTTAGCAAGTGGACATTTTGACTCACCAAATCCAGCATGTAGCATACCATGgagttgacctctgacctttctgTTTGTATGTTTTGCCCATACGTCCACCACTCTGGTTTTctcccacagttcaaaaacatACACTGGTCAGTGCCATAGATTATTGTTTAGTCCTGGGTGTCCTCTGACTCTCGCCAGAAGACGCCAGGATAGTCACCAGCCAGCACACAATCCTGTCAAGACATTTAATGGAAGTAAATTATGGACTGAAATTAGCCCTCAATATAATCATAAGTGTAATAATCAATCGCCAACACCAGAGCTTGTTCGGTGCGCACTGCTCATGCGCCATCTACGCCAAGTTAGCAAGAATTGTGAGGAGCAACTCATGATATGTTTGTGAAAATTAAGTAAACGTTCTTtaaaagacatttgaagtacaCTGGTAAAATACTGGTAAGAAATAGTATGCAAGAAAGTATGCAATAACATTATCCattatgaatacatttattaatttgGTCTCTATTAATTTTGGTCTATAATGTATACTATAATATCATTTTGTCAGCAACAATTTATCGACCAGCTAAAGCTCGAGCTGCTTGATACAATTCTTTCCAGCAAAAGCCAACATTTCACAAAACAACCCCCCTTCCCTGCCTTGGTTTACGATTTAAAGTTTTGTCAGATGACCAACATTTTTGCTTGTTCTCATAGGTGAGCACAAGAGAAGAGGTCGAGGATTTGTGCCACCTGGACAAGGTTATTGATCTCATCATCCCCAGAGGTTCATCTCAGCTGGTCCGCGACATCCAGAGAGCCGCCAAGGGCATCCCTGTGCTGGGCCACAGTGAGGGGGTGTGCCACGTCTACATTGACAATGAGGCCAGCATAGACAAGGCTATTGACATTGGTGCGTACTTCCTCTGTGTTTACCTCTTTGAGTATTTCATGTAAAGATTGTTTTGAGAGCTAGAAAACTTAGAAAACCTCAAATGTATTCAGATTTGCCAAGTTTGCTTTTCAACTTGATGGAACTTTGATGTCAGGGGAGAAGAGACGGTGGGTGAATTTCCAAGATGAGGATGTGCTCTTTTCTCTGCATGAAGTACGATTAAACTTTGCACAGACATAGGTCTTGATCTTGTTGGATTCTTTTTCCCCTACACTGCTAGAAACTCAGTGTGAATCCTATGTTGAAATGAAACTTTGCATCAAAGACAGCTTCTGTTGGAAAAATAGATTTAAGCTCCAAAAAAATACTATTTGGATTAGCTTTGTTTTATGTCTGTTTGCACATTTCAAGCCTTTGTGatcgaaacaaacaaaaattgcaACCTTCActgaccttttcttttttcccctcatacCTCCGCTAGTGCGAGACTCCAAATGTGACTACCCAGCCGCTTGCAACGCCATGGAAACCCTCTTAATTCACAGAGATTTGCTGCGGACTCCTATATTTGACCAGATCATCGACATGCTGAGAGCTGAAAATGTACGTTCTAACGGCTTGTGGTGTGGCTCACTCATCTAAACACCGCACTACTTTTCTTCCAGGTAAAAATCCACGCTGGTCCACGGTTTGCTTCCTATCTTACCTTCAGTCCCTCGGAGGTGAAATCTTTGAGGACGGAGTATGGTGACTTGGAGTGCTGCATCGAAGTGGTGGACAGCATGCACGACGCGGTGGACCATATCCACAAATATGGCAGCTCTCACACCGACGTCAtcgtgacggagaacgaagagACGGCAGAACAGTTCCTGCAGCAGGTGGACAGCGCCTGTGTGTTCTGGAACTCCAGCTCTCGCTTCGCAGACGGCTACCGCTTCGGACTTGGTAAAGAAACGCTGAGATCGTGAAATGTCATGCAAGGATTAACTGCTGTGTGCACCTCTTACAGGAGCGGAGGTCGGTATCAGCACGGCACGTATCCATGCCAGGGGGCCAGTGGGCTTGGAAGGCCTACTCACCACCAAGTGGGTCCTTAGAGGGGAAGGACAAACGGTGGCCGACTTCTCCGAGCAAGGCAGCATGAAATACCTCCATGAAAACCTCCCCGTGCCACAGGGGAACTTCAGCTAGACCTACAAACAACAGTCGAGATTACAAACTGAGTGTAAGGACTGAATGTCTGAGTCAGCTTCAGACACTATTTCAGTACGTTGATGACGGCAGGGTGCCATCATGCTGAGCAGAAGCTGCTGTTTTAGAAGACCTGTGACAGAATCACATTTTACCAAACGGAATACCTCCCAACGACAAAAGCATTAGTGTTTTAGTGTCATGAAGACTAAGGTCCTTCCTCCAAATCGAATCATTGACCCAGTTGTGATTTTCTAACTTATTTTTCTACACATCCCTCCTTCTCTTTTTGTACTTTACTTCAAGCGACATGGATGCAGGGACCTGACGAatgcttttcttctgctttaGCTTTCTGGTTTCAATAAATATTATGTACAGTTCTTTAGCTACACTGTCTGTTTTCTTTAACAGTTCAGCTTAAGAATTTCAAGTATTCAATTTGCATGTCAAATCAAGTCACCTGTGTCGACTGACTTGCTAAAGATGATCATCTGTGCCTGCCGTAAATCTGCTTGTAGAACATGTAGAAATAGAAACTAAAAAAACATCAGAACCTTCCATTATTTTCACAGAAAATCCAGACATGCTAAAGATGTCTAAAAATTTCCGTTTGGTTTGAATGCACCATCGATGACGTCAGGTACCTGGGCGTGGCTTGGCGTTCAGCAGTGCTGGTCGGCAGCACTTAAGTGTTGTCATCGGTTGAGATTTTAAAGATGGCTGGGAGCAGTTCCTATACCATCGTGGAGTACTTCGGTGGGGATGATGGCTATCGTTGTGGCTACTGCAAGAACCCTATCGGCAACTTTTCCCACGGTAAGTGTCTGA
It encodes the following:
- the LOC128764620 gene encoding E3 ubiquitin-protein ligase Midline-1-like, with the translated sequence MGTEEECLKCPVCQDLFTDPVTLPCGHDFCRTCIHTVWDTDSSEKVPLFCPECQIFLPPDLTLEINISLQTKAELFRKQVETMATNHIIYCDHCIEMASVAVRTCLTCDASLCQAHALLHQQKSTFREHTVVEVTSDPLSLKCREHRDELKLFCLKDRVSVCCLCVLVGSHKNHEAAQLHDACKDFKNMLETTMNQLLERRCEAEHAIKDLESLYTETVKSASDYRERISDKYSRIRAVLDGDERLMMQVIDAEESCMTEWLDVQRGMMEAKILEIDQLRDSAKTLLQESNELRFLQQITAKNLCDPLKLAPIQDIDRSLCDPDKLRTVEKLVDDLSVALSEHFPRMWSYLCCPELDPETAHPNLEVSHDRRQVNWRRQHSAEASDAQPYDSQYSVLALASLKSGQHYWENVVQEKPYWLIGVTTGNDNRKPDQKPCGLGVNETSWGIYHGDGQYLACHNTQEKQLSVEKRVRKLGVQANIQKGELSFYDADTMALLHSFCLDCDQPLYPMFNPCIDVRGVNRQPLTLFWIKDPWNWNDGGVSEDPVVTDQ
- the LOC128764821 gene encoding delta-1-pyrroline-5-carboxylate synthase-like, whose amino-acid sequence is MFARLAACSHLPARVRQLNVSSVSIRSFSQTKFVAPRPHGKSFAHRSELKQAKRVVVKLGSAVVTRGDECGLALGRLASIVEQVAMLQNQGREMMIVTSGAVAFGKQRLRHEILLSQSVRQALHSGQNQLKEMAIPVLEARACAAAGQSGLMALYEAMFTQYSICTAQILVTNLDFHDEQKRRNLNSTLHELLRMNIVPIINTNDAVVPPPVPNSDMQGVNVISIKDNDSLAARLAVEMKADLLIALSDVQGLYDSPPGTDDAKLIDIFYPGDQQSITYGTKSRVGIGGMEAKVKAALWALQGGTSVVIANGTDPKVTGHVITDIVEGKKVGTFFSEVKPAGPTVEQQTEMARHAGRALASLDPDQRAEIICSLAELLTEKKDEILSANRRDMELATTSGRYSQALIDRLSLSTAKLNSLAIGLRQLSVSSRNSVGRVLRRTRISNNLELEQITVPIGVLLVIFESRPDCLPQVSALAIASGNALLLKGGKEAANTNRILHQLTQEALSIHGVSDAVQLVSTREEVEDLCHLDKVIDLIIPRGSSQLVRDIQRAAKGIPVLGHSEGVCHVYIDNEASIDKAIDIVRDSKCDYPAACNAMETLLIHRDLLRTPIFDQIIDMLRAENVKIHAGPRFASYLTFSPSEVKSLRTEYGDLECCIEVVDSMHDAVDHIHKYGSSHTDVIVTENEETAEQFLQQVDSACVFWNSSSRFADGYRFGLGAEVGISTARIHARGPVGLEGLLTTKWVLRGEGQTVADFSEQGSMKYLHENLPVPQGNFS